A genomic segment from Halorubrum depositum encodes:
- a CDS encoding substrate-binding domain-containing protein, with protein MSRDSGRQADAVSRRKYLLTSAAVGAAGLAGCSGSSDGSSDGGDGGSGSEDGSNSMESGSSAPATVTAEGSSTVYPISNKGSSYWNSNSPASDGEYWGSNDESSVAGWDQIETDMNIADYFASLYGFEPSGERSNPPFATRVALSHSGTGCEAVRDGLVDIGNSSGPITAELDISEEQRDENYVDHVVGRDGQPVFVSQAIYDAGVEQLTGEQIRGIYQGDITNWSEVGGPDQEIYVVGRAEGSGTDTSFRLNMLGDADAPMDVDTRFGQNQQVQQVLQDNDNAIGYMALAFSGSGIQAIAIDFEGTVYRPDPDAENTIFDSEYPLNRDLHMYTRINEETPEGTDMREAAFLNMFLTEFGQKTFVEDVNYITLPTSDIEAEREKLPDQA; from the coding sequence ATGTCACGTGATTCGGGGCGTCAGGCGGACGCGGTATCACGCAGAAAGTATCTTCTCACGTCGGCCGCGGTCGGGGCGGCCGGCCTCGCTGGATGCAGCGGAAGTAGCGACGGCAGCAGCGATGGTGGCGACGGCGGGAGCGGGAGCGAGGACGGCAGCAACTCGATGGAGTCCGGCTCGTCGGCCCCGGCGACGGTGACGGCCGAGGGGTCGTCGACGGTGTACCCCATCTCGAACAAGGGGAGCTCCTACTGGAACTCCAACTCGCCCGCGAGCGACGGCGAGTACTGGGGCTCGAACGACGAATCGTCGGTCGCCGGGTGGGACCAGATCGAGACCGACATGAACATCGCCGACTACTTCGCGAGTCTGTACGGCTTCGAGCCGTCCGGCGAGCGCTCGAACCCGCCGTTCGCCACCCGCGTGGCGCTGAGCCACTCGGGGACCGGCTGCGAGGCGGTCCGAGACGGGCTCGTCGACATCGGCAACTCCTCCGGGCCGATCACGGCCGAGCTGGACATCAGCGAGGAGCAGCGCGACGAGAACTACGTCGACCACGTCGTCGGCCGCGACGGCCAGCCGGTGTTCGTGAGTCAGGCCATCTACGACGCCGGCGTCGAGCAGCTCACCGGCGAGCAGATCCGCGGCATCTACCAAGGCGACATCACCAACTGGAGCGAGGTCGGCGGCCCGGATCAAGAGATATACGTCGTCGGTCGTGCCGAAGGCTCCGGGACCGACACCTCGTTCCGGCTGAACATGCTCGGCGACGCCGACGCGCCGATGGACGTCGACACGCGATTCGGGCAGAACCAGCAGGTCCAACAGGTCCTCCAAGACAACGACAACGCCATCGGCTACATGGCGCTGGCGTTCTCCGGGTCGGGGATCCAAGCGATCGCAATCGACTTCGAGGGCACCGTCTACCGCCCGGACCCCGATGCCGAGAACACCATCTTCGACTCCGAGTACCCGCTGAACCGGGACCTGCACATGTACACCCGGATCAACGAGGAGACGCCTGAAGGCACGGACATGCGTGAGGCCGCCTTCCTCAACATGTTCCTGACCGAATTCGGACAGAAGACGTTCGTCGAGGACGTCAACTACATCACGCTGCCGACCTCGGACATCGAGGCCGAACGCGAGAAGCTCCCCGACCAGGCGTAA
- a CDS encoding nicotinate-nucleotide--dimethylbenzimidazole phosphoribosyltransferase, whose protein sequence is MSDATLVVVAGATETAAIDGISAAGADPTLRRHTPSADLEIVAEGRPPSNSPVPVSPSGCPTPAVVTRAVRELVGVGFVGVDAGLAVSTSPSAATVHEAGTTPGGDVRDSEPVPDAAGVFERARGLAGTVAGADVGSSGDGGDGDPGDANELLVAETIPGGTTTALGVLTALGERPVVSSSLAANPLSTKRAVVEEGLAASGLDPGDLAGDPLAAVRLMGDPVLAAAAGLVVGAVDRGIDVTLAGGTQLATVAALARHAGVERRLPLATTAFVADDPTADVAGLADDLDLALTATDPGFDAGEHPAMRAYVRGEAKEGVGMGGALALAERAGVADADLRERVAAVTDRLLAEREGESPPGGAP, encoded by the coding sequence GTGAGCGACGCGACCCTCGTCGTCGTCGCGGGCGCGACCGAGACGGCCGCGATCGACGGGATCAGCGCCGCCGGCGCCGACCCGACGCTCCGGCGGCACACGCCGAGCGCCGACCTGGAGATCGTCGCGGAAGGTCGACCTCCGTCCAACTCGCCGGTGCCCGTCAGCCCGTCCGGCTGCCCGACGCCCGCGGTCGTCACGCGGGCGGTCCGGGAGCTGGTCGGCGTCGGGTTCGTCGGCGTCGACGCCGGCCTCGCCGTGTCGACGTCGCCGTCGGCGGCGACCGTTCACGAAGCGGGGACAACCCCCGGCGGCGACGTCCGGGACTCCGAGCCCGTGCCGGACGCGGCGGGGGTTTTCGAGCGGGCGCGCGGGCTGGCGGGGACGGTCGCGGGGGCTGACGTCGGTAGTAGTGGCGACGGCGGTGACGGCGATCCCGGCGACGCGAACGAGCTCCTCGTCGCCGAGACGATCCCCGGCGGGACGACGACCGCGCTCGGCGTCCTGACCGCGCTCGGCGAGCGCCCGGTCGTCTCCTCGTCGCTGGCGGCGAACCCGCTGTCGACCAAGCGCGCGGTCGTCGAGGAGGGGCTGGCCGCGAGCGGCCTCGACCCCGGTGACCTCGCGGGCGACCCCCTCGCCGCGGTCCGGCTGATGGGCGACCCCGTGCTCGCGGCGGCCGCCGGCCTCGTCGTCGGCGCGGTCGACCGCGGGATCGACGTGACCCTCGCCGGCGGCACCCAGCTGGCGACGGTCGCCGCGCTGGCGCGGCACGCGGGGGTCGAGCGGCGGCTCCCGCTGGCGACGACCGCGTTCGTCGCCGACGACCCGACCGCGGACGTGGCCGGGCTCGCGGACGACCTCGACCTGGCGCTGACCGCGACCGACCCCGGCTTCGACGCGGGCGAGCACCCGGCGATGCGGGCGTACGTCCGCGGCGAGGCGAAGGAGGGCGTCGGGATGGGGGGCGCGCTGGCGCTCGCCGAGCGCGCGGGCGTCGCCGACGCCGACCTGCGCGAGCGCGTCGCCGCCGTCACCGACCGACTGCTCGCCGAGCGCGAGGGCGAGTCGCCCCCGGGTGGTGCGCCGTGA
- a CDS encoding cobyrinic acid a,c-diamide synthase yields MKGVVLGGVASGVGKTVATLASVRALERAGRTVQPAKAGPDFIDPSHHERVAGRPSRTLDLWLQGEDGLRRNYARGEGDVCVVEGVMGLYDGDKSSTAAVAEALDLPVALVVDASAGMESVAATALGFRAYTERAGRDIDVAGVIAQRAHGGRHAEGIREALPDELAYLGRIPPNDDLEVPERHLGLHMGEESPIDDDALDAAAEGLRTERLLDVAREPAGVVETDKRAAPTGDRPRVAVARDDAFRFVYPATVERLRERATVEPFAPTAGDPLPPCDGVYLPGGYPELHAAELAESPAIADVATAAAEGVPVLGECGGLMALAESLTTVDGETHAMAGVLPADVEMRDRYQALDHVELRAKRDAPTASTGETLRGHEFHYSDADVAGDARFAFDVERGTGIDGDRDGLTEHRTLGTYCHVHPESGAFDAFLDGL; encoded by the coding sequence GTGAAGGGAGTCGTCCTCGGCGGAGTCGCCTCCGGCGTCGGCAAGACCGTCGCGACGCTCGCGTCGGTCCGCGCGCTCGAGCGTGCGGGCCGGACGGTCCAGCCGGCGAAGGCGGGACCCGACTTCATCGACCCGAGCCACCACGAGCGCGTCGCGGGGCGCCCCTCGCGGACGCTGGACCTGTGGCTGCAGGGCGAAGACGGGCTCCGGCGGAACTACGCCCGCGGCGAGGGCGACGTCTGCGTCGTCGAGGGCGTGATGGGGTTGTACGACGGGGACAAGTCGAGCACGGCCGCGGTCGCCGAGGCGCTCGACCTCCCGGTCGCCCTCGTCGTCGACGCGAGCGCGGGGATGGAGAGCGTCGCCGCGACCGCGCTCGGATTCCGGGCGTACACCGAGCGCGCGGGCCGCGATATCGACGTCGCCGGGGTGATCGCCCAGCGCGCGCACGGCGGGCGCCACGCGGAGGGGATCCGCGAGGCGCTCCCGGACGAGCTGGCGTACCTCGGCCGGATCCCGCCGAACGACGACCTGGAGGTCCCCGAGCGTCACCTCGGACTCCACATGGGCGAGGAGTCCCCGATCGACGACGACGCGCTCGACGCGGCCGCCGAGGGGCTCCGGACCGAGCGCCTGCTCGACGTCGCGCGGGAGCCGGCCGGAGTCGTCGAAACGGACAAGAGGGCAGCACCGACCGGCGACCGCCCGCGCGTCGCGGTCGCCCGCGACGACGCCTTCCGGTTCGTCTACCCGGCGACGGTCGAGCGCCTGCGCGAGCGGGCGACCGTCGAGCCGTTCGCGCCGACCGCGGGCGACCCTCTCCCGCCCTGCGACGGAGTGTACCTCCCCGGCGGCTACCCCGAGTTACACGCCGCGGAACTCGCGGAGAGCCCCGCGATCGCCGACGTCGCGACCGCGGCCGCCGAAGGGGTCCCGGTGCTCGGCGAGTGCGGCGGGCTGATGGCGCTCGCGGAGTCGCTGACGACGGTCGACGGCGAGACGCACGCGATGGCCGGCGTCCTCCCGGCCGACGTGGAGATGCGCGACCGGTACCAAGCGCTCGACCACGTCGAACTGCGGGCGAAGCGGGACGCGCCGACCGCGTCGACCGGCGAGACCCTCCGGGGCCACGAGTTCCACTACTCCGACGCCGACGTCGCGGGCGACGCCAGATTCGCCTTCGACGTGGAACGCGGGACCGGGATCGACGGCGACCGCGACGGGCTGACCGAACACCGAACGCTCGGAACGTACTGTCACGTCCACCCCGAGAGCGGGGCGTTCGACGCGTTCCTCGACGGGCTGTGA